accaacacccccaggtccctctcctccaggcagctttctagacagacttctcccagtctgtagcactgcatagggttgttgtgccccaagtgcaggacccggcatttggccttgttaaacctcatgccattggactctgcccagcggtccagcctgttcagatccctttgcagagcctcccgaccctccagcagatcgacacttccacccagcttaatgtcgtccgcaaacttgctaagggtgcactcgatgccttcatccagctcattgatgaagacattgaacagggctggacccagcactgagccctggggaaccccacttgtcactggcctccagctggatttcacaccatttcccaccactctctgggctcggccatccaaccagttttctacccaggagagtgtgcgcctgtccaggccagaggctgacagtttctcaagcagaacgctgtgagaaactgtgtcaaaggctttgctgaagtccaggaagaccacatccacagcctttccctcatccagtagccgggtcactttgtcatagaaggcgatcaggtttgtctggcaagacctgccttttgtgaacccatgttgactgggcctgatcacccggttctcttgcatgtgcttcatgatagcactcaagatcacctgttccatgtgCCATTCCTTAGTGTGGTTAAAGAGAAAGATTTCAAAGTGCTActaagaaaaatctgttttagtTGAAATTTATACTTCCATACTTATcaggtttgagttggaagggactttaaagcccatccagttccagcccctctgccatgggcagggacacctcccaccggaccaggctgctcaagttcCCAttcaagctggccttgaacacctccagggaggggacatccacagcttccctgggaaacctgggccacagcctcaccaccttctttcTGAGCGATTTAtaaatcctcccccttccaatttaaatctattccccctcatcctgttcctCCATGACCTTTTaaaaagtccttctccagccttcttgGTTACTCTCTTTGTGTACAGGACggctgttataaggtctccccaaagccttttaTTCTCCAGGCTTTGGAAGTTCCAGGAGAAGATcaatatttctttggaaaatctcTTTTGAAAGGCTTTGGGTTTGTTGGAGGTCTCTTATGAGTGAGGACAAGCAAGCGTCCTGGTGCCAATCTACCACCACCACCCATCACCTTGATTGATAaaaatcttctttcttcttctattAAAGTTTTTATCACTGAGTATGTCATCAATGTGAAGGGATCTCCCTCTGCTCAGCCGCGGtcagctctcctggctgtgtccccctGAAAACTTCTTGCCCACCCGCCATCACTCACTGGAAGGAGCAGAGGAAGCAACTCTTGATGCTATGCAAAGGAGACAATGGCTGCCCTCCATTATCTGGCACCAGGACGATGCCACAGGACCCAGCTAGTCGTACAATTGAAAAGCAAAGTAGAGAAATTGGAGAGGACCTTGAGGAGGTCTGCCAGGATGGAGTTAGAGGCCCACAGCATGAGGTGTGACCTCCCTGCCCCCagtgggaggggagggcaggggagagCCCAGAATTAGGGAATGGGGGGAAGTCACCCTTTTGGGTCCCAAAGCCACGTTTTTGGGGTATaaaccctcattttttttctgagcctCCCTTTTTGAGCTTCAAAAACTCATTTTAAGGCCAAAAGCACAATTTCTTATGTCCGAAgtctgaattttttatttccacagcCTCAATTTCAGAGACAAAATCCTCTAAAAGGGTTCAAATCTCATTTTCAGCCCTCAAAGCCTCCTTTTCAGGGAACAAAGCCTAATTTTACTATCAAGTCCATGATTGTGAAGGATCAAATCATCGTTTTGAGCCTCTCCAATCCCATTTTTAGGACACAAAACCTTGATGTTTGTTACCACAGCATCACTTTAGGGAATAAGACCTGGTGTCAGGGCTCAAGGCCTCAGTTTCAATTTCAAAGCACCATTTGTAGGACCCAAACCCTTCTCTTGAGGCTCCAGACTCTCATGGAAAGGATCCAATCCCCTCTTTTACAGATGAACCCTCGAATGGAGCACCCAAAGACCTGCATTCAGGAGCTTCATTTCTTGGGGCCACAGAGGTGGCCCTTCCTTGCACTGTCAAAAGACTCATGTAGCCTGAGGCCTGAGTTTTAGAGGCCAAACCCTTATTTATAGGTTCGAaaagctcatttttattttccaaagccTCTTTCAAGGAACAAAGCCTCATATTTAGAATTATCCACAGTTTTGATGGCCCAAATCCTCATTCAGTGCTTCTTAAGGTGTTGCTGCCCCAGGCAGTGGGGGTGTGACACCTGCAGAAGGTGTGAGGGgcagagcccagccctgcaggtgcaGGAGAGGAGGCCAGTGGGTGCCCTTGGTGGCAGGGACAGATTGGGAAGGTGCCCAGGGCACTTGGCACTCCCATTGTCAGCTCCAGCACGGGCCATTCTGCAAAACAGATGGGTGAGCTTTGCTCCCTGGTGACCAGCGATAGGAAATGAAAATGGGTGGAGGCTGCATCAGGAGAAGTTCtcattggatattaggaaatggTTGATGATCCTTATAGATCCCTTCCCACTCAAgatattctatgactctatctTCAAGGGAAAGACTAATCCAAGAATGGAGTTTTctctgcataattttttttatttattgggTAACTGGGGAGATTATGGGATCCAAGGTCAATTTCTGGATAGACTGAAAATCTAAGACCTGCTCTGGGAGGGATCCAAACACTTTGTGTGTCATAGGGATATGCATTTTTTACTGACATAGACAACCTGACAGAGAGAGACACATGACGGGGCTGAAGAGGTGAGGAGCAAGGTTCTCCATGTAGTGGTGGACCTCAAGGCCATTGCTTTCCCTAAATGTCCACACCTCCTTAGGAGACACCCTGCATCAACATCATTTGGAGAATTCTATTGGCACTTCTTCAAAGTGCTCTCCCTGTACCGCCCCCTTTACCTAAACTCTTGGAACTCCCCAAATAAAGTGTATGAATGTTCAGGACTGGATGGAAATGAGGGAAGTGACACGGCtccctcagtcttctctgacAGCTGCAGTCCCAGGCAAACCCCTCAGACACACCGGGGCTTCTAGAGGTTTGCACTGGGTGCTGATGGTCAGAGCATTGTGCTTGGTCTGAAAACATGAGAACTGCTCTCAGTACCTTAAGTGATATCTCAAACTGCTCTGTTTCATCAGCTGAAATGATTCCAAACTTCCAACAAAATGTCCATGGAATTTCTATGCTGTCAAAATATGGATTCTGAGAATGTGTGTGGTTTGTAGGAGAAGCAGCATTCCCCTTCCCCTGTGCTTTCATTGCCATCTCTCTGTCTGGTACACTGTGCATTTCATCTCCCTCACCTTCCAGGGGTTTCCACCTGCAGTTCTCCcaattctctttcttcctcatctttAAGGTATTTttgatgattttcttttccagaaccTCTCTGATTGCTCTGGCACTTACATCATGTAAGGGTGATGCAGCAGACAGGAACACTTGCACTGAGCCTCTCCAGGGGAGCTGAGATCAATCTCCCTGGGCCAGTGGGGTTTGTTCCTGGGGTCACACACAGAAATGTCAGGGCTCTGTCAGGAGTCCATGTCTGAGCTGGCCTTGTGGACTCCTTATGCATCCAGGGATGTTGAGAGGCAGAGTCAGGCCCTTGTACAGGGGAGATAAAGGTCATAGTCTCTCTCTGACCTTCTGTTGCCATGTCCAGAGGTTTGGAGGTGTCTCAGCCCTGCGGTGTGTTGCCCTGCTCTTCACTCATCTGAGATGCCCACAGCATGAGGAATGGGCACAGGGGCCTTGGTTGAAGGAAGCACATCCCAGAGGTGCATTCAGGCACTTACTCTTGGGATCTCACTCTCAACTCAAAGTGACCTTGTGATACTTTCTGTCCCACAGGACTTCATGGATACTCAGGGAAGAGCTGTTTGTGTTTGCTTGGGATCATCTCACCTCGTGTACACGGCGTACGGGCTCACATCTTATCTGTAGAGTGAGAACATGGACTCTGACCTCCTCATTCTGTGTCCTTCCAGGGAGGGACAAAGAACCTCTGCAAGATGGGGTGGGAGGGCAGTGAGGGGAATGGTGGTTTTGAGGGGCTACTCCAGGATGATTGCCCTGAGGCAGGTTCTGTGAAGGCTCCAGTGTACATAGGCAAAGAACCAGATCCTGCCCTGctgatcttaaaggtctctcAAAAGAAACCTGGTTGTGAAAGGAAACTGAATCCTTCCCAAATGCATCACACCCCACAGTTTATCTTTACTGGTGTTTTCACCTGTGGCTCGTGTTCTTGGCATGTCCTTGAGGGAGACCTTGAAAGAAGAACTAAGACTTAGGTCCTGCCCTGAGAAGATCCCGTTGCTTTATGGAAAGGCAGTTCTGAGGCAGCTCTGTCCCTCAAGTGcccactgcctgtccctgcctgcggtcacagcactgccacgcagcacggctgtgaccaagctcagagccctcaggccttagagcaaggcaaggggtgaggaggagagtgtggaagtggagagagaacagcccTGGGAGATGAagtgctggtgcctggcagtgctgccgtGCTGGGACTCCTCTCCCCATGCACAGAGAAACTGTCCCTGCAGTTGCAAAAAGGCCTTGGACGAAAGGTCTCCCCCCTGAAATAATATATGTGCTACAGATCCCTTTATCTTGTTGAAACACACAGGGAGCACAGGCCCTCATTTACACAGCCATTCGATAAGAAAAGACAAGCAGAGAGTGAATTAGAGGGAAGATGAGATcatctttaaaatttaaaaaataccaacaaaaccaaagaatacATAAGGCAGGGTGGCCCTGCAGTGAGTTACATAAGATCTGCTATGCAAAACCCAGCAGTTCATTGCTTCCGAGAACCATCCAGTTATGagtttccacactgcatccttgagctgatggttcctcaagctgtagatgagggggttcacagctggaggcaccactgagtACAGAACTGACACCACcatgtccagggatggggaggacaATGAGGGGGGCTTCAGGTGGGCAAATACTGCAGTGCTGACAAACAGGGAGACCACAACCAGGTGAGGGAGACACGTGGAAAAGGctttgtgccgtccctgctccgaggggatcctcagcacagccctgaagatctgcacataagacaccacaatgaaaataaaacagcccAATGCTACTAAGACACTCACCACAAGAAGCCTGGCTTCCCTGAGGTaagagtgtgagcaggagagcttgaggatctgtgggatttcacagaagaactgttccacagcattgccctggcagaggggcagcaaaaatgtattggccgtgtgcagcagagcattgagaaacccagcgccccaggcagaTGCTGCTATGTGGACAGAAgctctggtgcccaggagggtcccatagtgcaggggtttgcagatggccACGTAGCGGTCATAGGACATgacagtgagaagaaaatactCTACTGaactaaagaaataataaaagaagacTTGGACGACACCCTCTGTGTAGGAGATGGCTTTGATGTCCCAGAGGGAATTGCTCATGGATTTGGGGACTGTGGTAGAGATGGATCCCAGATCAAGGAGtgagaggttgaggaggaagaagtacatggggatGTGGAGGTGGTTGTCACAGgagatggtgatgatgatgaggccgttgcccaggagggcagccaggtagatgcccaggaagagccagaagtgcaggagctgcagctcccgtgtgtctgcgaatgccaggaggaggaactgggtgatggagctgctgttggacatctgctgcctcttggCACACGGCACTATCCAGGAGCgaaaagaaagagacaaattAGGGGACATTTCTTTGACCAAAATCAAAGTTCTTTCTCATAGAACCACCCCCAAACTGCATTTTTCAAGGAGGACACTTGGAAGGTCCATTTCACAAGCTCTGGTTGCTCCTCTCTGAGGTTGCCccagggagcaggaggcagtTATGTGGGTTCTGCAGGCGTCGGTCCTGCCCTACATCAACAGGGGAATTGAACACAGTGTGATCTCAGGATGAATCCACTCCTGATATCAAAGAGCTTTCCAGCACTGTCCCTCCCCATTCACCTCAGTGCAGAGCATAGCTGAGGGGATTTCgatttgtgtcttctgttctGGTTGCCCCAACACAGCTCAGAATGGGTTTTAAGCAGAAACTCCTGGTACTCCAAAAGAAATCTCTCAGATTCTAACAGGCAAATGGACTGTCCCTTCATGCAGAGTGAGCACAGTCAGTCTGTCCATCAGCCCTGGTCTCAGGTGCCCTGTAGGGGAGGACATTTGCACTTGGGCTTTCCCCCAGAAAGAAActgctgggagcagaggaaTCCGATTTCTCAATGTAGTTCTTCAAATACCCTCACTCCATCCTACCAGGAATCTCagctctcttctcccagccaGAGACATAGAGGGCTCATTGCTGCTGTCCCCACACAGATGATGAGCAGCCCTTCCATGGCTTTAGGGCTGAGGTGTCTTTTCCATTGGACTgccagatgacacagagataCCATGGGAGAGCTGTGCCCTTCTGGAAAGCAGCCTGAAGCCCAGCAGGATTCACCAAGGAAAGAGTCAAATATCCTAAATCTGGAGTGTCCTGAAAGGAGAATCTGTTCATTTGCGTTGCCCTGAACCTGCTGATTAAGAGAGGGATTTGACTCTTGACTCCCTGCATGGCAGGACCCACAGGACTGGCGTCTCAACTGCATCTtaacccaaaccccatcccagaaGGTCCAGTGATAAGAACCTGAAGCAAaggcaggagaggaaagagggagaaatgcACAGCGCTGCTACTGGAGCCAGCACAGAGACAGTAGTTGGGGTGCGGTGGTAATTTCTCCTTTGAAGGGGTGACACTGCTGGTTAGGTGACTGACCAGCCATGGCCTGAAGGAAAGAGGGGGGACAGGAGAGCGTGGGTTTGCTCCATGGTAGGTGCCTGCGCTgcaggggatggcagggaggtgcCCAAGTCCCACTTCCCATGGTGTAAATGGGAGCAaacccttctccatccctgctcaCGTCTCTGCTTTCTGGATCTTGTCCCTGCTGGGAGCTGTTTCTCTGTCCCTGGATCTCCTCCTTGTCTGTGCTCACAGAGCCCACCCTACCCACTGTGTgctcagccctgccctgccctgccctcctGGCAGTGGGGCCCTGCCCAGGGGCATctctgggagtgcagggatTGAGAAGCAGCTCACACCAATCGTAATGGGAACTGGAGTCCCAGTGCCTTTTATGAATAGAGAAAATAATTCCCACatcccactgcccccccccgcccccagccaGGCCAGAGTGGAAACCTGAAATCACAGACTCCATCCCTTCCATGTGAATGCTGCCTTGACGTCATTCTTCAAAAACACCCTCTGCAATGGCCATTGGAGTGACCTGGATCTTTGAGAAACCCTGACACACACAGCACCCTCTCGACAGCAGGAGGACCCTGTTCTGCCCTGCCTGGAGTCGCCCCTTCCCTCTACAACTTCTCCAACAGTGCCTGAGGCAGCTCCTAGGGCAGGCTGAATGCTGACCCTGGCAGGTGGCAGAGTCCCTGTTCCCAGCACCCAGAGCCTGGGGTGCAGGGACCCTGCTATGAATGGCAGCCCAGGGCACCCCTGGCTGCACCCTTGGCTTCACAGCTCTTCCAAACTGCCTCATAAGAGCCCCCTCTTCACAGATATCAAGAGCTGGGGGCTCGGCCAGCTTCAGGAGATCTGTCAGGAACCACACCTACATTACCCTTCACTGAGGCTTACCGTGTCTAGGACCACAGAGATTTCTTCTCCAGTCAGCTCTCAGTCATCCTTCTGACCACCTTAAAGCTCTCTCTGCCTTGCTCATTTTGCTGAGAAACCCTGGGagttcccttctccctgctgtctttgcagaggagctgctcctggccagagtTCCCTCTTTGTAGTGCTGCCCACTTCCCATGAGCTCCCTCagtcccaggagcccagcccagctcagcagcagaggagcagcccagggcacttTAATGACCCCTCTGGTGGGTTTGATGCCAAGTCCATGAACCTCAGACCCTGAGAGGAAGTGGAACAAACTTCTCAAGAAGTAAAACTCAAATTCAAGCTCCAAAGTTTCTTGTAGTGTTAATGTGTCCCACTGagggcactgctgagaaagCATCTCCAGGGTCCAGTTAGAGCAGAAAACTGGAGGCAGTGATGAAAGGTtgagaaaagcaaggtaaaagtGGCTCTGATGCTGAGTCAACCCGTATGTGTTTTATGAATACAAAGGGCCAAGCCCTGATCCCCAGGGAAGGGAAATCCTGTCCCTCTTGGATTCCTCAGCACTCTTCCTGGGCAGTGGGATGTGGGGATGGGCAATGCCAAGGGCAGGGCTGTAGAAAAAATCCTCTGTGGCTCCTGCGTTGCGGGTGAGTAGACCATGAGACACTGATGCTGTAAGGATAAGGTGCTTCCTTACTGGCATCGGTGTCAGAGACAACAGACATAGCAAAGGAGAGGAGGATTTTTGCTCTGTTGGGGGATTTCAGGCTCACCAGAAACCTTGAGGAGCTCCATCACAGGCAATGGTGTCCCCCACCTTTGCCTGCAGGCTGTAGACATCCACCGTGCCACTGCACCTTGCTCTCACCTGAGCATCTTCCTTCCCTTACTGATCTCTTTTCTGTCCTCCCTGGGTTTTCCTCGAGAGACAAAGCCCTGGGCTGGTCCAAACTCCCCAGGGCTGACCAGTTGTGCATCAGTGCTCGTGCACTGCAGGGAAGCTCCAGCAATGAGGCAAAATCACCAGAGAAGTGATGGCATAGGAAATGTGAAGGAACATTCCTAAGTCTGGCACCAAGAGCTCATCTGCTGTGTTGGATATTTCCATAAGTCACCTCAGAATGCACTGAGAGCAAGTGGTGATTTTGCATGCACCCACAAGCATCAATTAGCAAGCATCCATCATTGACCAGCAccattttgaaggaaaagaagaaagatgatcAAAATCCATACTTGGTCTGGAAAGCTCTTCTGTTTCCTGTGCAAATGCACTGGAATGTCTGGAGAGCAGAGTCTGATGAAAAGCTAACGCAGAGGAGAGATTCCTTAGCATGGGTTTGGGAAAATAGCAGGTGGAATTTTACAACAAGAAAAAGAGTTGAATGGAACTGAGTGAATTCTTGATGGATGAGGAAGTAAATGGAGACAAAACCAACATGCTCTTAGCAAGATGGGGGGGAGGATGATGGACTCTCTAGAAAAGCGAATCCTCATTTGAATCCCAGCCCAAACCCAGACCCAAATGCTGACTAACTCACACCTAGCCCTTACCCTACCCCATCTTCCCAAGTAAACAGCGCCAGTGAAACCACACCAGTAATTCACATCATTCCAAGTAACCATTGTaaaagcatcaggaaaaaacaaacgTGGTTCTAGAGGCAACACTACTGGGACTGATGAGCATCCTCGTATCTCCTTGTCATTCCAGTTCAAGACACGGGAGCATAAGTAACTGCCCACTGCTTCCTGTTATCTACAGGCACCACTGTGTGCCACACAAGTCAGAGTTTGGCATCAAAGGAACCATGTTTCAGTTCTTATTTACAACACTGATTGTGACTGAAATACCCAGGGTGTGGACCGGCAGTTCCTCATGCAGTAGCTCCTCTGactcctctctttctccccacaCTGATAGTCCTACATGTCTCACAGAAGGAATCACCCCACAGTTCCTAGTTCTGTTCCTAGCTGCTCCAACTCACGCTGTTGCCTCTTCGCAGACTTTGTACTTTTGGGATCCTGGTGGGAAAAGGCCTCACGATCCTGCTCCTGGCTTTGTTGGGTACCCTAAAAGGGCCGGCTGTAGGTTGCTGGGTTTCAGAGTAGGAAATCCAGGACTGCCTGAGCCTCACCCAAGAGCAGGAAGGGTTGTTGGTTTTAGTGGTTACTGCTGAAGGCTTCCTTGGTCAGAATCACTCCTCCAGAGCATTAGGCACGAGGGCTAAACCAGGCTGTACAAGTGTATGCACCCACAGTGCAGGAATGTGACTCAGTCCTTTCAACCTCCCCATGCGAAGAGGATGAGATGCACCCAAAAGTACTGACGGAGCTGGTGGACActcttgccaaacccctttccatcatcttccagaagTCCTGGAGGACTTGggcagttccactggactggaggctggctgatgttatacccATTTTAAAGAAGGATCAGAGGGAGggtccaggaaactacaggcctgtcagtctcacctcAGTCCCGAGGAAAATcgtggaacaggtgatcttgagtgctatcatgaagcacatgcaagagaactgcgtgatcaggcccagtcaacacaggttcatgaaaggcaggtcttgccaaactaacttgatt
The genomic region above belongs to Phaenicophaeus curvirostris isolate KB17595 chromosome 33, BPBGC_Pcur_1.0, whole genome shotgun sequence and contains:
- the LOC138732475 gene encoding olfactory receptor 14J1-like; translated protein: MSNSSSITQFLLLAFADTRELQLLHFWLFLGIYLAALLGNGLIIITISCDNHLHIPMYFFLLNLSLLDLGSISTTVPKSMSNSLWDIKAISYTEGVVQVFFYYFFSSVEYFLLTVMSYDRYVAICKPLHYGTLLGTRASVHIAASAWGAGFLNALLHTANTFLLPLCQGNAVEQFFCEIPQILKLSCSHSYLREARLLVVSVLVALGCFIFIVVSYVQIFRAVLRIPSEQGRHKAFSTCLPHLVVVSLFVSTAVFAHLKPPSLSSPSLDMVVSVLYSVVPPAVNPLIYSLRNHQLKDAVWKLITGWFSEAMNCWGLDRVSCGAEKSLSLLDEAERPSPDFQALGRKIWL